GAGTTCCAACGCGAACGGCCGGTCCGCAATTGCCTTTAGCGTGAGCGACACCGGAATCGGAATCAAACCCGAGGATCGGGAGCGCCTCTTCCAGGCGTTCAAACAATTGGATCCCTCGAATACGCGCCGGCACCAGGGAACGGGGCTTGGGCTCTATCTATGCCGAAATCTTTCGAGCATGCTCGGCGGCGAATTGACCGTGACCAGCGAGTACGGCAAAGGCAGTACCTTTACGTTTACGTTGCCCCGATAGTGCGGGCCATGGCGCGGATTCTCGTGATCGACGACAACGCGGTCAATCTCGATCTGATGCTGTACTTGCTGCGCGCGTTCGGCCATGCGGCCGAGGGACGATCGGACGGCGAGGCGGGTTTGGAAGCCGTCCGCGGCGGGCAGTTCGACCTGGTGCTGACCGACGTGCTCATGCCCGGGATCGACGGCTACGAGCTGGCCCGGCAGCTCAAGGCCGACGAGCGGTGTGCGGCGATTCCTCTGATCGCGGTGACCGCGCTCGCGATGCCGGGCGACCGCGAGCGCATCGCCGGCGTCGGGTTCGACGGCTATATCGCCAAACCGATCGAACCGCGCACGTTCGTCGCGCAAGTCGAGGCGCTTCTGCATCGCGAGGGTCGCTAAAATGGCCAGCGTGTTGGTCGTCGATGACGATCCGAATGCCCGGCTGCTGGTCACGACGCTGCTGGCGCACGCCGGTCACAGTGCGATCGCGGCGGCCGACGGCGCGCAGGGATTCGAGATGGCGATCGCGTGCCGCCCGGATCTGGTGATGATCGATCTCGCGATGCCGGCGATGAGCGGTCCCGAGTTCATTCGCTCGCTGCGGGCCGACGAGCGTACGCGAGGCACGCGGGTGGCGCTCTACACCGCCACCGAAGTCGATGCCGCCCTGCGGGACTTCATGGCGATCTACGATATCGCCGGCGCTCTCCCCAAGCCCGCCGACCCTCGGCGCCTGCTCGCCGAGATCGAAGCACTTTTGAAATAAGGAAAGACCTGAGAACGCCTGCTTCCCGGATAGTTCACCTGGGCTTGCTACGGTGCGTCCTACATGAGGCGCACGAGATCATGAAGGAACTCCGCGAACGAATCGACGTCGCCGCTCCGGTCGAGCTTACCGAGGCCGGCCTGATGGCGTTCTTCGACGTCCGGCAAGACGCGAACGGGGTCACCCGTATGCGCCTTCGCGTCGTGCTGGACGGCTCGCATGTCGCGATCGAGCGCGAGGTCCGGGTTACGGCACGGGCCGGCCGCGACGACGAGGGCCTCAACGACCTGGTGCGCATCACCTGGCAGCCCGAGGGGACCGTCGTCTTCCCGCAGTTCGAGGGCACGCTGGTCGCGTGGGGCGGCGAGGATCCCGCGAGCAGCGTCATCGAGCTGCGCGGTCATTACGCGCCGCCGCTGGGAGCAGCCGGTCAGGTCTTCGACGAGGCCATCGGCTTACGCATCGCGCAGGCGACCGCACACGAATTCCTGCGCGACATCAAGCGCGAGATCGAATCGCGTGCCAAATTTACGAAGCGAGCGCCGAACGGAGAGTGATCGGGACCGCGCGCAGCGCCTTGCTGATCGGGCACGAGGCTTCGGCCGTTTTGGCGTAATTCTCGAACTCCGCGGCTGAAATTCCGGGAACGAGGCCGCTGATCGCGAGCTCGATTTGCGGAACCTTCCAGCCCTCGCCCTCGCGTTCGAGATGAACGGTTGCCGTCGTCTCGAGCGAGGTGGGCGGATGGCCGGCGCGGGTGAGCACCGCGCTGGTTGCCATCGTAAAACAGGCAGCGTGCGAAGCGGCAAGCAGCTCTTCCGGATTGGTGCCCGGATCGCCCGAGAAGCGCGTTCCAAACGAGTACGATGCCGAGACTTTGCCGCTCGCGGTCGTGATATCGCCATGTCCCTTTGCAACGTCGCCGGTCCATTTCACGGTCGCGGTGCGTGCGATTTGATCTTGTGCCATATCCGGTCGGACACCGGATGTTCGGGTCAGGGTTGCGGCGCCGCACGCAGCCGCCAGGCCCAAGCCGAAAGAATTGCCAGCGTGAGCGCCGCGGCGGTCAGCGCCGTCGCGACGCCAAAGCGGAAGACCAGGAGCGCGCCGATCAGTGCACCGGCGAACATGATCAGTACCGATGCGACGCGGCGCCGCACGCGCGTGTTCGTTCCGCCGGCAAGCGTCGAATCGGCGGCGATGCCGGTGATCGTCGTCGTGACCACGGTCGTGGTCATGTCGGGAACCTTCAAACTGCGGACCGCGGCATTTTGCAATCCCATCGAGATCGCGAGGATCGCGGTGATGGCGTAACCGCTGGGGCCGGCGATCGCGAAGAGCGAGGCCGACAGCGCGGCGGCGAGCATCAAGACGATTTTGACGACGGTGGTAACGGAGAGCAGATGCGCGCCGCTCTCGCCGACGCGGCGGCTCAAACGGCCTCCGACGAGCGCGCCGCACATGAACGCGGCGATGGCGACGAGCGATCCGGCGATCGAGATGTCCTTCGCCCCACCGATCGCAAAGCCCAAGAGCACGACGTTGCCGGTCATGTTCGCCACGAACACGTGCCCGAGTTTGAGGAAGCTGACCGCGTCGATCAGCCCCGAGACGAGCGTGAGCCCGAAGAGCAGCGGGAGTAGTCTATATTCGCTCATCGTAGAGCGCGGCGTCGTCGTCGTTGAACGCGCAAAAGATCACCTCTTCGGGCTGTGCGTTCGCTGACGACCACTCCTTGACCGCCGCGATCGCGACATCGGCCGCGCGGTCGCGCGGATAGCCGTAGATTCCGGTCGAGATTGCCGGAAACGCGATCGAACGCGCACCGGCCTTTGCCGCGGCGTTCAAGGCGGAGCGATAGGCGGATGCGAGCAGTTCGGGTTCGTTTGCCGTTCCGCCGTGCCACACCGGGCCGACCGCGTGCACGATCCAGCGTGCCTTCGCACGAAATCCGGGGGTTACGCGCGCCTCTCCCGTCGGGCACGGCGCGAGCGCCCGGCAGGCCGCATCGAGTTGCGGTCCGGCGGCGCGAAAGATTGCGCCGCAGACGCCGCCGCCACGCGCGAGCGCTTCATTGGCCGCGTTGACGATCGCATCGACCTCGAGCGTCGTGATGTCGGCGGTAACGACGCGCAGCATCTAATGTATTGCGCCGCTTTCCGCGAGCAATGGACGACCCGGACGGCCGCTGCGCGTCGCGACGATCTCGGCCAGAATCGAGATCGCGGTTTCGGCCGTCGTCGTACCGCCGATATCGAGCCCGACCGGACCGTGAATACGATCGAGCGCGCGCTCGTCAAATCCTTCGGCGCGCAGCGCGCTGCGGCGCGCGGCCTGTGCCCGCCGGCTGCCCAAGAGTCCGATGTACGGGGCGGGCGAACGCAGCGCACAGCGCAGCGCCGGCAGATCGAATTTCGGATCGTGCGAGAGCACGATCAGTGCGGTATCGCCGGAGAGCACATGCGGGAGATATTCGTCGGGCCACTCGCGTACGATCGCGTTCGCGTCGGGAAGGCGCTCGTAGGTCGCGAACGCGTGGCGGGGATCGACGACGACGATTTTGAGGTCCATCCGCCGCCCGATCGCGGCGAGATCGGCCGCGAGCGCGGTCGCGCCCACGACGATCAAGGTTTGTTTCGCGGGAAAGACGTGTTCGAATCCGCCGATCTGCACCCTCACCGCGCGCTCGCCCTCACCGATCGCGAACGCGTCGTCGAGAAACTCAATTCCCGGGCGCCAGACCAGCAGACGCATCACCGCACCGCACGCCGTGCCGCCCGCGAGTTCGTCGTCGGTGTCGAGGTTGATCTCGAGCGTACGCAGCGCGCCGTCGGCGAGCGTCGCCTGCGCGGCTTCGATGATTTCGCTCTCGTAACAGCCGGCGCCGATGTTTCCGGCGATCCGCCCGTCCCCGTCGACCGCGACCGTCGTTCCGAGGGGTGCCGGCTTGGCTGCGCGGAGTTCGCAGAGCGTCGCAAGCGCGAAACGGCGCCCCTCTTCGAGCCAGGCAGCGGCGGTAGCGAACACATCGCGCATCGGGCCGACTTCGATTCCGGACGCAAATCCCCCGGCGATTGCGCTACATCCGGACTTCGACGCCCAAGCCGACGCGGCGATCCGGCGGCGGCTCCAGATCGTCGACGAGCGAACGCGACGCGCGCGAGAGCCAGCTGAAGAGCGCGCGCCCTCCGCGGTGCATGCCGCCCTTCTCGAGTCCGACGATGGCGGGCACGGCGTAAAAGAAGGTCGTGTGCTCGTCGTTCATGTTGAAGTCGAGTTTGTCGCAGGCCCGCAAGATGTACGTCAACTGCGGCGTCTCCATGTACCCGAAACTCGCCTTCACCAGGAAGAGCGCGGGGCCGAGCTGTTCGATCGCGACACGCCGCACTTGCTCGACGTAGGGTCGCGAAGCGGGCAGAACGTTGAGCAGTATGACGATCTTGTCCTCGAGGAACGCGGGCATCCAGAGATGACGCCGCACGAACGGGATGCCGGAGGGATCGCTGGTGAGCAGCACGCTGCGCCCGGTCGGATTCGGCACCGGTTTGCGCTGCGTCGAATACTCGGCGACCGGCTCTTGATCCATGGCCAGCGCGCGCGCCAACGAACGGCGCCCGTGCAGCCAGGTGAGGGAGATCGTCGCGATCACCGCGCTGATCGCCAGCGGGACCCACGCGCCGTCGATGAATTTTGGCAAGCCGGAGGCAACGAAGAGCAGGTCGACCACGAAGAAGAGGCCGATCGCCGGCAGCACCGCGCGTTTCTTCCACTTGAAGACGTGCGTCCCAACCACGTAGAACGCGATCGTCGTCGCGAGCATCGTGCACGCAACGGCGAGTCCATACGCCGATGCCAGGCGCGCACTGCTGCGAAACGTGAAGACCAAGATCAGACAACGACGCAGAGCAGCGCATTGACGAACGGGATGTAGACTTGCCCGCGCTGCGCTTGCGAGGTGTGGACCACACGCATGCGGGGACTCAAATTCATCGCGATGGCTTGCTCGCAAAGGGTGAACGCGCCGGAGATCAGTGCTTGCGAGGCGATAACGGTCGCCGCCGTCGCCAGCACGACCATCGGCATCAGCATCCAGCCGCCGGTCAGCGCATAGAACGCGGACGTGAGCGCTGTTGGATTGCCCAAGAGGTTCGCGCCCTGACCGAAATAGTTGAGCAGCAGCGACGGAAAGACGATGCCGTACCACGCCAAGGTGATGGGGATTCGTCCGAAATGTGAAAGATCGGCAAAAAGCGCCTCGGCGCCGGTGAGGCACAAGATGACGCCGCCGAAGACCAAGAAGCCGCCGGCCCCATGATGAAACACGAACCAGAGTGCGTGCCGCGGATCGATCGCAGCAACGATCGCCGGGTGTTGCAGGATTGCTCGCGCACCGGCGATCGCGATCGCGGCGAACCACGCCAGCATCACCGGCCCGAAGAACGAACCGACGTTCTGCGTTCCACGCGATTGGATCAGGAAGAGCGCGAGCAGCACCGCGCCGGAGATCGGGACGATAAACGGCTGCGCCGCGCTGGTCGCGACCCCCAAACCTTCGACTGCCGAGATCACCGATATCGCCGGCGTGATCATGCCGTCGCCGATCAGCATCGCAGCGCCGATGACCACGACCGGAATCAGCCAGCGCGCGCCGTGCAGCTTCCCGATCAGTTTGGGCGGCGAGGCGAACGCGAGCAGGGCGAGAATTCCACCTTCGCCCTCGTGGTCGAATCGCATCAGAACGCCCACGTATTTGATGCAGACGACGACGATCAGCGCCCAGGCGATCAGCGAGATAATGCCGAGGGTGTTTTCGAAGGTTGGCGGGGCATTTGCCGACGTGAAGCACGTGCCAAGCGTATAGAGCGGGCTCGTGCCGATATCACCGAAGACGACGCCAAGCGCGGCAAGCGCCATGGGCCCGGGTATTTGCAGGCGTCGCATGCCGCCGCATTCGCCGGGCCCCTGAACGCTCCTCGCGTTGGTTAAACGCCCTTATCTAGTTCGCGCGTCATTCGCGCGTTATTCGACGTTGACGCCGACCGTCTGTCCGATGTTGGTGAAGAATTGATCGGCCATACGCGCAAAGTTCCCCGACGATCCGGCTCCGAAACGCACGTTCAGATCCGTCATCACTTGCGAAGCGACCTTCGCGCCGAAGAGCTGGCTGAACAAATGATCGATATCGAACGTTCCGCCTTGCTGCATACCGGCTTGGACGAGCGCGGTCGCGAGAGCCTGTCCGCTGAGTTGGCCGGGCGGGGGCATCGAAACGTTGTCTTCGCCGGCGACTTTCCACGCGTCGGAGATCGCGTAATCGAACATGCGAATGAACTGGTTGACGTTGGTTTGACCGTATTGTGCCGCGATTTTATTTTCGTTGGTGAGCACAGTGTCCGGGCCGACCATGCGGTCGAAGGCGCGGATGGTCGAATAGCTTCCGGCGCCGCCCCCGGTGGCGATCAGCGTCGATCCGAGGTTCAGGTTCGAACCGGCAGGGACGAGGGCGAGCAACAACGCGGAGGCAAACATCGTGGCGAGCATTTTCATGTTCGTAATGTACCCACGCGCTCTGTTGCTAAATGTACGAAGCGCTCGGTTGAAGGAATCGGATAGCGCTCGGCTGATAACGTCGTGTATGAAGCGCATTCTCGTCGCCGTTCTTGGCGTTCTTTTTATCGGCGGGCCGCTTGCCGTGCATGCAGCAACCGCCGCGCCCTCCACGCAGCAATTGATGAGCAAGCTGGCGTGGCGCAGCATCGGCCCATACATCGGCGGGCGCGTGGTCGCGGTCGCGGGCGTCCCCAGCGACCCCGATCTCTTCTACATGGGCGGCGTTCAGGGCGGCGTCTGGCGCAGCACCGACTACGGGTTGAGCTGGGAGAACATCACCGACGGGAAGATCCCCGGAATCGCGACGAGCATTGGTGCCATTGCCGTGGCACCGTCAAATCCGAAGATCATCTACGCCGGAACCGGTGAGAGCGACATTCGCGGCGACTTCGACACCGGTGACGGCATCTACAAGACGACCGACGCCGGTAAGACCTGGCATTACGCGGGGCTGAGCCAGACGCACATGACCAGTTCGCTGGTCATCGATCCGCACAACCCGAACGTCGTCTACGCAACCTCGATGGGGCACGTTTTCGCACCCAACTCCGAACGCGGCGTCTTCAAGACGACCAACGGCGGAAAAACGTGGAAAAAAATTCTCTACGTCGACAATGCGACGGGTGCGAACAACATCGTGATGGACCCCCGCAACTCGAGCGTGCTCTACGCGACGATGTGGCAGGCGCAACGCTCGCCGTGGAACCTCACCAGCGGCGGCCCGGGCAGCGGCCTCTACAAAACGCGCGACGGCGGCGCGCACTGGAGCAAGATTTCGACCAATCCGGGTTTTGCGAGAGGGATCCTGGGCAAGATGGGCGTCGCCGTCGCACCGAGCAATCCGAACGTCGTGTACGTGATGGTGCAAGCCGATCACGGCGGCGTCTATCGTTCGGATAACGCGGGCGCGACGTGGAAGCGCGTCAACGCCGAGTGGAAGCTGCGTCAGCGCGCCTTCTATTATATGGCGATCTACGTCGATCCCACCAATGCGAAGGTAGCGTATGCTCCCGAGGTCGACGGTGAGTGGAAGACCACCGACGGCGGCGTCAGCTGGAAACCGATCTCGCCGCCGCACGGCGACTGTCACATCATTTGGATCAATCCTCACAATCCGAAGATTCTGCTCGAGGGCGACGACGGCGGTGCGACCGTTTCAACCGACGGCGGCAAGACCTGGAGCACGCTCTGGAATCAGCCGACCGGACAGTTCTATCACGTCGCACTCGACGATCAGTTCCCCTACCACGTCTACGGCGCGCAACAAGATGAGGGCGCGTTCGAACTTCCCAGCGCATCGAACGAGGGGCTCGGCATGAACGCCGTTCATTCGGTCGCGCTCGGCGAGAGCACGTACATCGCCGTCGATCCGCGCGATCCGAACATCACCTACGGCAGCGGGTACTACAGTTCGATGGCCCGCTTGGACACGGCCACCGGTGAAGAAAAGAACGTGAGCCCGTGGCCCAAATACATGAGCGGCGCGCCTTCCGAGCAAACGAAGTACCGTTTCGGGTGGACGCATCCGATTCTGTTCTCGCCCGCCAAGCCCGACGAACTCTTCGTCGCCAGTCAAGTCATCTTCAAGAGCGACGACTTCGGGCAGACCTGGACCGCGATCAGTCCCGACCTCACCCGTAACGACAAGCGCACCGAAGGGCCGAGCGGAGGGCCGATCAACAACGACATGAGCGGCGCGGAGACATTTCCCGACGTCGCCTCGCTCGCGATCTCGCCGCTGGACGGGGACGTCATTTGGGCCGGCTCGGCCGACGGGCTCGTGCACGTGACCACCGACGGCGGCGCGAACTGGAAACTGGTGACGCCGCCGGCCTTGCCGCAGTGGGCGCAGATCAGCAGCATCGAACCCTCGCACACCGACAAGGGCACGGCGATCGTCACCGCCTCGCGCTACATGTGGGACGACTTCCATCCCTACATCTATAAGACGACCGATTACGGCGCGCACTGGGCCGCGATGACGGCCGGTCTGCCCTCGGATCAATACGTCTTCGCGGTGCGCGAAGATCCGCGCGATCCGCGTGTGCTCTTCGCCGGAACGCGCAGCACCGTCTACGTTAGTCTGAACGGCGGCGCGCGCTGGCAACCGCTCACGCTGAACCTACCGGGCGTGCAAGTGCGCGATATTGCGATCGATGCGCGCCAGGGTCAGGTCGTGGTTGCGACGCACGGGCGCTCGTTCTGGATTTTGGACAACCTCGCGCTGCTCGAGCAGCTCGCGACCGACGCGAACCAGTCGCTCTTCGCGCCCGAGACGGCGTGGCTCTCGCACGCCTACGGGAACGGCGGCTTTGCTCCGCCGGGCGTCGGATCGAATCCCGACTACGGCGCGACGGTGTACTTCTACGTTCCGAAGGGGTACAAGGGCCGCACGCCGGTCACACTGACGTTCCTGGATTCGAACGGTAAGACGGTGCGCAGCTACACGTTGCATCTGAAGAATCCAAAAGCGAAGAAGATTCCGGACTACACGCTTGCGCTCGAACCCGAGGTTGCGCAGCGCGCCTATGCGATGCGCAATCTCACCGCGATCGAGCCGGGAATGAACGCGTTTCAGTGGGATCTTCGCTATCCCGGCGCGACCGAGATCAACGATCTCGTTCTCGAGTCGACCGACGACTTCAGCGACGAGCTATTCGGGCCGACCGTCCTTCCCGGAACCTATACCGTGGTTTTGAACTACGGCGGCAAGACCTCGCGGCAAACCTTCGAGGTGAAGTTAGATCCGCGCTTGCATCCGGGTTCCGATGAGCTGGCTGCGCGACTGGCGCTCGCGACGCAGATCAGCGACACGCTCGATACGATGGACCGCACGATCAACGCGGCCATGGCCGCGCGGGCCCATCTCCCGGCGGCGAAGGTCGCGCAGATCGACGCGATCGTCGCGAACCTGGCGCAATTCAAAGTGCACTCGGACGAAGGCGATCTCCTCAACGAAACCAAGCTGCGCGATTACCTGGCATTTCTGATGAACGAACTCGACCTCGCGTATCAAGCGCCGACGCCGGCCGAACAGTCGACCTACGAGGAGCTGCGCGTCCAAGCCGACGCCGCGGTTGCCCGGCTGCAGGCGCTCATGCGGTAGCTCGTGCTTCGGTCCAAGCCAAGATTGCGAGCACCGCGGCCGCGGCGGCCGGCAAGAAGAGCGCGCGCAGACCGAACGTGCCGTAGAGCATCGCGCCGAGTGCCGCGCCCACGATCATGCTGAACCACATGATCGCGTAGGGTAGCCATGCGGTGCGCGGACCCGAGAACGCGTCGACGATCTTCTGACTCATGAGCACGAGCGTTCCGGTAACGTAGGTGAGATTCGTCTGAGTCTCGCCGACTCTTCGAATCGCGGCGTTCTGCACGCCCATCGCCAGCACGACCGGGATGATGCTCGCAAAATTCCCGCGATCGAGCGCTGCGGCGGTAGCGAGAAGCGCGGCATCGAGCGCGATCACCGCGGATCGTCCCCACGCTCCGGCGAGGCGAAGCAGCGCAAAACCGATGACGCCGCCGATCACGAAAAGCGCGACGATGGAAGCCACTTCACCCGGTTTACCGTGCTGACCGCGAACCAGTGCGATCGCAAGCTGGGTCGAGTTGCCGCTCATGAACGAGACGAAGAGGTGATTCAGGCGCAGAAATCCGATCGCGTCGACGCAGCCGGCGACGGCGATGAGCGCGGTTCCCAATTCGAATGCGGCGCGTTCGCTCGCGCGGCCTGAATTCACCGGCGGTTTCGTTCGACTACGGCGATGATGATCAGTCCGAAGGCGACGAGCCGGCCGAGATAGGTGAACGGCGAGTTGGCTTCGGGCTCGCTGGTGAGGATCAGCGCGAACCGTTCGAGTCCCAAGATCAGAAAGCTGATGGCGAACCACGCGAAGAGCCGGTCCGACGTGCGCCGGTAAAAGCGCAGGAAGAAGAGAGCGATGACAAGGCACACGAGCATGACCGCGCCGGAGAGGAAGTCGTACATCTTATTCGACCTCCATGATCAATCCGTAGCACATCGCTGCAAGCCCAAGGATCGCAGGCACGAGCCGCCAGACGGAGAGATCGACCTGCGGCAAGAGAACGATGTCGATGAACAAGACGGCGTTATTCAAGCACAAACCCGCGAAGCACAACGCGCTCCAGAACAGCAGCCGCGTTCGCGTGCGAACGTAGCCCCGAATCAAGAGGACCATACAAGCGCCGCTGGTGATCGTGCAAAGAATGTAGATGATGCTAGCTATCATGGTCCTCCGATCCCAAGAGGAATGCATCCGAGAAAGACTCGAGAGCGCGGTTTCGCTGCGAGAAGATCACACCGATGACGCTCACCGGCCGCGTCGCCAGCTCGCGCCGGAGCTCGGCGACGAGAGCGTCTCGCTCGAGATCTGACGCGTAGTGATAGCGTTCGTCCGGCTCACGCTTTACGAGACCGCGGGCGACCAGCAAAGAAAGACGGTGCAGGATCGAGCGGCGGGTGCTGGTGAGGGTCGCGCTGATTTCTTGCGCGGTCCACGAACGCTGCGGATCGTCGCTGAGCAGGAGCAGAACGCGGATCTGCTCCACCGAGATGATGTTGTCGCGAATGAACGCGAGCAGCGCCGGCGAGAACTCCATCGGGATACC
The DNA window shown above is from Candidatus Baltobacteraceae bacterium and carries:
- a CDS encoding KUP/HAK/KT family potassium transporter, producing the protein MRRLQIPGPMALAALGVVFGDIGTSPLYTLGTCFTSANAPPTFENTLGIISLIAWALIVVVCIKYVGVLMRFDHEGEGGILALLAFASPPKLIGKLHGARWLIPVVVIGAAMLIGDGMITPAISVISAVEGLGVATSAAQPFIVPISGAVLLALFLIQSRGTQNVGSFFGPVMLAWFAAIAIAGARAILQHPAIVAAIDPRHALWFVFHHGAGGFLVFGGVILCLTGAEALFADLSHFGRIPITLAWYGIVFPSLLLNYFGQGANLLGNPTALTSAFYALTGGWMLMPMVVLATAATVIASQALISGAFTLCEQAIAMNLSPRMRVVHTSQAQRGQVYIPFVNALLCVVV
- a CDS encoding response regulator, translating into MASVLVVDDDPNARLLVTTLLAHAGHSAIAAADGAQGFEMAIACRPDLVMIDLAMPAMSGPEFIRSLRADERTRGTRVALYTATEVDAALRDFMAIYDIAGALPKPADPRRLLAEIEALLK
- a CDS encoding KUP/HAK/KT family potassium transporter codes for the protein MVFTFRSSARLASAYGLAVACTMLATTIAFYVVGTHVFKWKKRAVLPAIGLFFVVDLLFVASGLPKFIDGAWVPLAISAVIATISLTWLHGRRSLARALAMDQEPVAEYSTQRKPVPNPTGRSVLLTSDPSGIPFVRRHLWMPAFLEDKIVILLNVLPASRPYVEQVRRVAIEQLGPALFLVKASFGYMETPQLTYILRACDKLDFNMNDEHTTFFYAVPAIVGLEKGGMHRGGRALFSWLSRASRSLVDDLEPPPDRRVGLGVEVRM
- a CDS encoding DUF5985 family protein, which codes for MIASIIYILCTITSGACMVLLIRGYVRTRTRLLFWSALCFAGLCLNNAVLFIDIVLLPQVDLSVWRLVPAILGLAAMCYGLIMEVE
- a CDS encoding O-acetyl-ADP-ribose deacetylase, with amino-acid sequence MLRVVTADITTLEVDAIVNAANEALARGGGVCGAIFRAAGPQLDAACRALAPCPTGEARVTPGFRAKARWIVHAVGPVWHGGTANEPELLASAYRSALNAAAKAGARSIAFPAISTGIYGYPRDRAADVAIAAVKEWSSANAQPEEVIFCAFNDDDAALYDERI
- a CDS encoding response regulator encodes the protein MARILVIDDNAVNLDLMLYLLRAFGHAAEGRSDGEAGLEAVRGGQFDLVLTDVLMPGIDGYELARQLKADERCAAIPLIAVTALAMPGDRERIAGVGFDGYIAKPIEPRTFVAQVEALLHREGR
- a CDS encoding XdhC family protein, whose product is MRDVFATAAAWLEEGRRFALATLCELRAAKPAPLGTTVAVDGDGRIAGNIGAGCYESEIIEAAQATLADGALRTLEINLDTDDELAGGTACGAVMRLLVWRPGIEFLDDAFAIGEGERAVRVQIGGFEHVFPAKQTLIVVGATALAADLAAIGRRMDLKIVVVDPRHAFATYERLPDANAIVREWPDEYLPHVLSGDTALIVLSHDPKFDLPALRCALRSPAPYIGLLGSRRAQAARRSALRAEGFDERALDRIHGPVGLDIGGTTTAETAISILAEIVATRSGRPGRPLLAESGAIH
- a CDS encoding DUF5985 family protein; amino-acid sequence: MYDFLSGAVMLVCLVIALFFLRFYRRTSDRLFAWFAISFLILGLERFALILTSEPEANSPFTYLGRLVAFGLIIIAVVERNRR
- a CDS encoding YoaK family protein, which produces MSEYRLLPLLFGLTLVSGLIDAVSFLKLGHVFVANMTGNVVLLGFAIGGAKDISIAGSLVAIAAFMCGALVGGRLSRRVGESGAHLLSVTTVVKIVLMLAAALSASLFAIAGPSGYAITAILAISMGLQNAAVRSLKVPDMTTTVVTTTITGIAADSTLAGGTNTRVRRRVASVLIMFAGALIGALLVFRFGVATALTAAALTLAILSAWAWRLRAAPQP
- a CDS encoding YoaK family protein, which encodes MNSGRASERAAFELGTALIAVAGCVDAIGFLRLNHLFVSFMSGNSTQLAIALVRGQHGKPGEVASIVALFVIGGVIGFALLRLAGAWGRSAVIALDAALLATAAALDRGNFASIIPVVLAMGVQNAAIRRVGETQTNLTYVTGTLVLMSQKIVDAFSGPRTAWLPYAIMWFSMIVGAALGAMLYGTFGLRALFLPAAAAAVLAILAWTEARATA
- a CDS encoding OsmC family peroxiredoxin yields the protein MAQDQIARTATVKWTGDVAKGHGDITTASGKVSASYSFGTRFSGDPGTNPEELLAASHAACFTMATSAVLTRAGHPPTSLETTATVHLEREGEGWKVPQIELAISGLVPGISAAEFENYAKTAEASCPISKALRAVPITLRSALAS